A window of Roseiflexus castenholzii DSM 13941 genomic DNA:
CGTTCACCGCTTAGAGAGGTTTTTTGAACCACAGAGACATATTTGAACCACAGAGACACAGAGGACACAGAGCATTTGTATGATGGGCTGGGCTCACCTTCGCCCCTGCAACCTTCCCGCCTGCACCCCTCGTGCCCCTCACCGCGCGCCTCGTCTATGATACACTATTCACAAACACGCGTGTTCCAGCAAAGGATGTCGATATGAATCTTCCGATCATTATCGTCGGCGGCGGGCTTGGCGGTTTATCCGCCGCCATTCATCTGGCGGCGCGCGGGCAGCGCGTTGTGCTGCTCGAAAAGAATGAGCGCGTCGGTGGTAAACTGAACCTGGTCGAAGCCGGTGGCTTCCGGTTCGACACCGGACCTTCGCTTCTCACCATGCCCTGGGTGCTGCGCTCGGTCTTTGCTGCCGCAGGGCGACGAATGGAGGACTTTCTGACCATTACGCAACTCGAACCGATCTGCCGGTATCGCTGGCTCGACGGTACACGGTTCGACGCCTATCAGAACCTGCCCCGTCTCGCCGAGGAGATTGCGCGCATCGAGCCGGCCGATGTTGCAGGCTTTCTTCGTTTCCTTGCCTATGCCGAACGCATCTATCGCGCTGCGGAAGGTCCGTTTTTGCTGCGACCATTCGATGGTGTGCGCGATCTGCTCACGCCCGAACTGTTCAGCGGCGCCTGGCAGATCGACCCGTTTCGCACCGTTGATCAGGCAGTCCGCAGTTTTTTCCGCAGCCCGTACCTGCGCCAGGTGTTCAACCGCTATGCGTCGTACAACGGCTCGTCACCCTTTCGGGCGCCGGCAACGTTCAATCTCATTCCTTATGTCGAGTTTGTACAGGGCGCATGGCACGTCTGTGGCGGAATGTATCAGATCGCGCGCGCGCTTTCGGCGCTGGCAGGCGATCTTGGCGTGGAGATTCGCACGAATGCGCCGGTCGAACGCATCGAGGTCAGTCATGGCGCCGCCTGTGGTGTCGTTCTGGCTGGCGGCGAGCGATTGGCTGCGTCGCAGGTCATCGTCAACGCCGATCCGCGCCACGCCTATGCAACCCTGATCCCTGGCACAGAAAAGACCGCAGCGCGCCTGGCGCGACTCGAATCATCGTACAGCGGGTTTGTGCTGCTGCTGGGGATCAATCGCATCTACTCCAACCTGGCGCATCACAATATTTTCTTCTCGTCCGACTACCGCGCCGAGTTCAGGGCAATCGTCGATATGCAGACGCCGGCGCCCGACCCGACGATCTACATCTGTGCTGCATCCGTGACCGACCCTGCAATGGCGCCGCCGGGACACATGAATCTGTTCGTTCTGATCAATGCGCCGACGCTCAACCCGCGGGTCAACTGGGCGCGTGAAGCGCCCGGTTACCGCAATCTGGTTCTGCATAAACTGGAACACATGGGACTGGAGAACCTGAGTCAGCATATCGTCTTCGAGCAAATCTGGACGCCTGCCACCATCAATGAACGGTACAACGCCCCTGGCGGCGCGATCTATGGATTGGCGTCGAACAATCCATGGACGGCATTCATGCGTCCGCCGTTGCGCGCCCGCGAGGTGCGCGGCGTCTACTTTGTCGGCGGCGGCACGCATCCCGGTGGCGGCATTCCGCTCGTGCTTCTCTCAGGGCGCGCCGTTGCCGGGCGCGTTCTGGCAGACATCGCCTGACCTATCGTTAAGAAGCGATTTAAGAACCTCTTGACTTATGGCGCATCAATGCTATCATGTAATCAACACCCCAGGGAACGAAAAGGAAGACGGAACTTTGACAAACGGATCGATGATCCTGCACAGCAAGCGGCGCTACCCACAGGTGTCAGGAAGACGGGGGCGACCGTAAGTCGATGGAAATGGCAGAGCATACACGCCAGGGAGATCGACAGGCAAGCGCCGGGTGCTTGATGAAACACCGGATGCTGTGTGAGCCAGGGCAGGGTTCCAGCGGTAAAGCCCGCACCATCGCAGGGAGAAGGAAGCAAAGCGAGGTGCGTTGCGACCCCGACAGAGGAGCTGGCCGTCTGCAAAGCGCTGTCGTGGTAGCCGAACGGTAGATCCCGGAGTTGAAGTTCAAAACCCTTTCACATTCCCTGGGGCAATATCTTTAAACCAACCCCCTCGCAGCATATGCTGCGAGGGGGGTTTTTTTATGGCGCCATTCGCCAACCCCCATCAACAACCAGCGTCTGCCCGGTGATATATGACGCAAGCGGCGATGCCAGAAAGACAATCGCTGCCGCCACTTCCTCCGGCTTCCCAACGCGCCGCAGTGCAATCACCCGCTCTCCCCAGCGGCGCATCTCTGCCGGGATCGTTGCCAGTTGCGGTGTTTCGATGAGGCCGGGCGCAACTGCGTTGACCGTGATATTCCAGGGTGCTGCCTCACGCGCCAGCGTCCGAACCAATCCGAACACACCGCCGGTCGCCGCCGAGAAATCCGCCTGCTGCGGTCCGCCTGCCAGACCGTGCAGCGCCGCGACTGCAACGACCCTGCCGTAGCGCCGCCGCATCATCCGGCGTAACGCCGCGCGACAGGCATTGCTGACACCATCGAGGTGCAACGTGAGCGTCTCGTTCCACTGCGCGACGTTGATTGCCTCGACCGGCGTGAAACGCATCGCCCCTGCGCAGAACACCATCGCATCCAGGCGTCCATACGCTTCGATAGTAGCACCGACCAGCGTTTCGACCGATTGCGGATCGCGCACATCAACCCAATGCGCAGACACATCGCCGCGCGTGTCCTGGCAGGCGGCAACCACCTGCGCCGCCGCAGCAGCATTCCGGTGATACCCCGCCATCACTCGCGCGCCACTCTCCGCGAGCATCTTGACGACTGCCGAGCCGATTGCGCCTGATCCGCCAATGACGATTGCAACCTGATCGGTGAAATCCATGGGTGCTCTGTTTCAGTTTTTTGGAGGGCGCGCCGCTCTCCAAACCTCCCTGCTATAGTACCACGGCGCCAGGTGACGCGGGTGGTGTCCTGGACCCTGATACCAATGACGATTGACGATGCCGCATGCGTGTCATTCCGAGCGCAGCGACTTGTCATTCCGAGCCCTTCGCTTCGCTCAGGGTAAACGCAGCGAGGAGTCGAAGCGGGTCGCGCACGACCCCTCGCAATGATCATGCTTTCAACGACAACACTGAATACGCCTGCTCACTCATACGCCAGCACTTCGCGCACGGTGAGGCGCGTTGCATTGTATGCCGGCAGCAGGCTGGCAATTGCGGCGATGATCGTTACGAGCGCAAGCCAGATGAGCGCGCCGCCAATCGAGAATGAGAAACTGAGCGGCGTCTGGAAGAACGCCATGCCCACGCTGTCGGAAATCACTTTCGCGAGCGGCACAGCAACGATCATCGCCAACGCCCAGCTCAGCGCCCCGATAATGATTCCTTCTGTGACAACAATGCGCCACACGGCACCGTTTGAGGCGCCAATCGCGCGGAGCACGCCGATCTCGCGGGTGCGTTCGAGGACATTAATGCTCATCGTGCCCATCAGACCCAACCCGCCGACGGTTGCCAGCAGCAGCGCCATTGCCAGCAGAAACGAGATCAGAATATTGAAGAAGATTTCATTCTGCTGACGGATGATCGCCGTTGTCTGCATCATGCTCCGCATGCCAACCGATTTGTAGTGCGCTTCGAGTTCTTTTGCCACCCGCTCCTGGTTTGCGGCGTCGGACGGGTCGATCTGCACTGTCACTGCAATGGCGCGTCCGGTGAACCCGCGAATGCGAGCAAAGTACGGATAGTGGGTATAGACCATCGCCTGCCCACCAATGCCGCGCACAATGCCGACAACCTTCCACTCACTTTCGCGCCGGTCGATCTTCAACGTCACCGTATCGCCAACCTTGATGTCGGGTTCGAGACCGAGCACGCTCGAATTAATCACCAGCGCGTTTTCATCTTCGGGGAGCAACCATCGTCCTTCAAGGACCGTCGGGATGATCATGCGCGTTTCGGCAGGAACGGCATACATGATGATCGAGTCGCTTTCCGTGTCGTTGGGGCGAACCCGGCGCACCATATCAAAGCCCCAACTCTCAGCGGCAATCACGCCGGGCACTGCCAGCGTCTCGCGCTCGATCTGTTCGGTGCGATAGAATCCGTTGAATACCCCCAGAATATGGAAATTGAAATATTTCAACGCATCGTCGAGCGTCAACTGTAACGAATTGCGCACACTAAAGACCGATATGAAGATGATCCCGGAGAGGGTGAGCGTCATCATCGTCAACGCCAGGCGCCCTTTGCGCCGGAAGGTGTTGCGAAGCGACAACATCAACGGACGGGAGAGACCATGGATGCGTTGCAGCAGACGATCGATGCGACCGCGCCCGAAGCGCCCTTTCCCCAGCCCATAGCCGCTGATCGCTTCGTGCACCGTTACGCGCGCGCCGCCGAAGACCGGCGCCAGCGCCGCCAGCAGCGGTACCAGCAGACCAACAGCGATCATGATCAGCCAGACTTCGAGCGGCATCGCCAGGCTGGTCACATCGGTGTTCATCAGTCCCGAAATAAGGATCGTCAAACCGGCGGCAACCAGATATGCCAGCGGCATTGCCAGCAGCAGCGCCAGGACTCCCAGCAGCAGCACACTCACCAGGTACATCACGATGACATCGCTCGTGCGCGCGCCGATGGCTTTCATCATGCCGATCTGCCGCACCTGTTGGGTCAGCAGCGCCGAAATGGTATTGACAACCAGGAAGCAACTGGCAAACAACGAAAGCGCGCCAAGAAAGCTGAGCAAAAGGAACAACGGTTGCAGCACCTGGTGCGCCGGGTGTCGTCCCGGTTCCGGGAGGTAGGTAAAGTAAACCGTGCGACCGCTGCTCTCGATCTTGTTCCGCACCAGGGCGGCGACCTCAGCAATATGCTCCTTGTTGAAGCGGTCGCCGGTCACTGTGATGTGCAGCTCGGTATAATACTGCGGTCGACCGAGCCATTCGAGGGTTGCGAGAGTTGCGAACGCATAGGTCTGGTTGGTGAGCGCTGCTGGCGCGAGGTTTGGCGTTGCGACTGTGCCGGCGATTCGCATCCGGCGCAGCGTTTCATCAGGCAGCCGGATGGTCACGGTATCGCCAATCTTCGCACCGGTGAGCGGCAGCGATGCGCGTTCGACAAGCAGTTCACGATGTGCAGGGGGCCAGGCGCCTTCCACCGGATAAACCTTGTTGATCCGCATATCCTTGAAGTCGTCCACGATGGAGATAGTCATATTGCGCCACTGATCGGGTCCGATCTGGAAGCGCACACCGACGGAGAGACCGCCGACGGCATCCGCAACGCCGGGTATTCGGCGCACTGTGCGGACGAATTCATCATCGAACGGATCAGAAGAGATTGTGATATCGGCAGGATTGACCGCCATATAAGCTGCGGTCATTTCGCGGGTCAGCAACGCATTGGCGCCGGCAATCGCACCAATTGCAAACACACCGACGGCAATCGACAGCACTACCAGAACGGTGCGTGTCTTGTTGCTCCAGACATCAGCGAACACCTTGCGCCAGCGAGGTCTCAGCATATGGAGGTCTCCTCAACACACATCTGCCGGTGAGACGAGAGGAGCGTGCTCAGGGTTGCGTTTTTTGTGGGAGTTGGGGGTTCCCTCCCCACAGGCGCCCGCCAGGAGCGCTCCTCCGTCTGCGCGTCTCACGCCTTCAATGTCCAATGTTCAACGGAATACCCCCATCCACGCCAGAGCGGATGCGCATCCGATAGCAGACAATGAGAGCAGCGCGTAGTAGACGCGCCCGATGCCCGACCACCACCCGCGCGTCCAGGAGAGCGCGGTACAGACCACAATTGCTAACGCCAGTGCGGGCATTCCCCAGATCAGCGCAACCAGCGTCAGAGAACGCGGCAACCCGTAGAAGATCGTCGCATCATTGGCAACCGCCATTTGCACGATGTTGATCAGCGTAATGGCGACGAATGCCGCCCCGGCAGCGCCGGTGAGCACGACAAGCCAGCGCGCGATGGTCGCGCCAGGGGACGGCTCTGGCGCTTTTCCGCCGGTGATCAGACGGAACAACCAGGCAAGAGGCCAGACGATCCATGCCGAGAGGAGCAGGAGCAGCGCTCCGACAAACGCGCCAAACGGCGCCAGACCGGCAACGTCGAGCGTAGCCAGAGCAAGCGTTATTGGAGTGAATATGATCGTGTCCGGCGAAATAAAGCGTGGTCCTGCGCTCTCTGCGATACAGGAAGAATCTGGCGGCTGTGACGGATTATCGAGAAACGCTTTGAGTATGGTATCCGCACAGGCGCTCGAACCAACTGCACCATGCCCGGTGTCGGGAAATGTGTAGACATATGCCCGGCTCAACGTGCGTGCGACCACATCGCCGAACTCCGGCGGCGTAATCGGATCGAACCTGCCCGACAAGACAAGCGTCGGGATGTCGCTGGACACCGGCTCATCGACCACCGGCGCAAGTTGATCGACCTGCCAGATATTGCAGCGTTCCAGGTATCCTTCAAGGCTGCGTCGGCCATCAAGGGCAATAAACGGGCGCACACCCTGGAGCGGCGCATCTTCAGGGGTGAAGTCGGCATCCTCGGCGCAGATCACGGCATAGTGCATCCCCAGACTGAAGGTGCGGTCGAAGACGATGAGTGGCAGCACTCGCTCCAGCACGCGGAAATCGTTGCGCGTTGCATCATCGATGATCCGCGGTACTGCCGGGATGAAACTCGACGAATACATGATCTGAAAAACGACGCTGGCGAAACTGTCGCCGTCGAGCACGGCATTGTACGTTCTGCCGGTTTCGTTGTCGGTGATCGGCACGCGCGCCGGTTCACGGTTGAGCCGCTCGATGGTCGTAATCAGCGATTGTTCCAGGTTCGGATAGGCTGTCCGGCACCCAGCGTCGGCAGCGCAGGCAGTGAACAATTCGGTGTAGGCGCGGTTCTGTGAGCGAGGGGTCTCGAGCAGATAATTGACACTGGTCGGCACAACTGCATCGAGCGTCACACTGCGCAGCATGCCAGGATGATCGCGCATGACGTGCTGCGCCAGCAATGTGCCGTAGGAGACGCCATAGAGATTGATCTGCGCATATCCCAACGCGCTCGCCAGCGCAGCGACATCTGCCGCATTCTCGATACTGTTGAATGCCGAAAGGTCGATCCCCTCATCCTTCAGCCGCCGATGACACGCAGCGGTCGCATCGAGCGACAGCCGATCCGACTCTTCGTAGGTCAATCGCTGCTCGATCGTGCGTTCGACCAGTTCCAGCTGCTCCCGACAGACGAGCGACGGTTCGGAGTACAACGCGCCGCGCTGATCGAACAGTACGATGTCGCGGTCGATCAGGTCGCGCAGGCGGCTGCCGGGGCTGAAGAGAATTCTGGTGTAGGTGTCGATTGTCGAACCGCCCGGACCGCCCTGGAGCATCACCAGGGGATCGGGCTTGCGGTTGCTGGCGCGCGATTTGACAATTGCAACCGCCAGGCGTATGACGGGACCTTCCGGTTGCGCGTGACGTTCTGGAACCTGGAGCCAACCGCACTCAAGGTCGCGTCCCTCGACGGCGCCGGCAGGAAGTTCAAACATACACGCATCAGGTTGAAACGTACCTGTCGGGCTGGCGGCGCGAGCGAGAGGTGCAGGGAACCATACCGTCGCCATCAGGAGGATGATCAACAGCGCTATGCCACGTCGTCCTGCGAGAGTCAAGAAATGCTCCTTCTGTGAAGTGGGGACGCCGACATCATGGCGAACGTGGCGACACAATCCGCCCGTCCTCACCTGCGCTCCTCGCAATGAGAAAAGCGCAGGTGATATTTAGCCACTGCTCCTCAGGAACGCAACATCCTCGCACTGCTCACGTTCATGTATCATGGCGCCAGCGTTCTGGCTGACAACCACACGAAAGTATAGCACGTATGTTAATGTCTTCCTATCGCGGTTCCTCACGTTCAACCCTTCTTCTGATCCTTCTGCTGATCGGCGCGCTGACCCTCCCAAACGTTTCAGGGCAGGCGGAGTCCGCTGGCAGCGCGCGGGTCATTGTCGTTCTGCGCGCGCCGGCGGCGGCAGAGGGGGACACAAGCGCGGCGCACTTCGGAATCACACAGGCGCAGGACCATGTTGCCGCTGCCGCAACCGCCGCCGGCGCGCGCGAGGTTGCTCGCCTGCGCACGTTGCCGGTACTGGTGCTGGAAGCGCCGCATACCGCGATTGAGCGCCTGGAACAGCATCCACAGGTCGTCGCTGTCGCGGAGGATATGCTGGCAGCGCCGCACCTGACCGGCAGCGTCGCGCTGATCCACGCCGATCTGGTGCACCCTGAGTCTACCGGCGCTGGCGCGGCGATTGCCATTCTCGACACCGGTATCGACGCTACCCACCCATTCCTTGGCGGGCGCGTGGTTGCCGAAGCGTGTTTCTCGACCAACAACTCTGGTGATGGCGCTGTCTCCCTCTGTCCAGGCGGCGCAACGGAAGTCATTGGTCCTGGCGCGGCTGCGCCGTGTACCGTCACGGGGTGCGACCACGGCACGCACGTTGCCGGCATCGCTGCCGGGAACGGCGGCGTAGCGCCGGGGGCGTCGATCATTGCGGTGCAAGTCTTTTCGAAGATTAACAATTGCTCGGCATTCTCGCTCCCCTCGCCGTGCGCGTTGAGTTATGTCTCCGACCAGTTGCGCGCGTTGGACTGGCTGGCATCGACATCCTTCACCCCGCCGCTGGCAGTGGTCAACCTGAGCGTCGGCGCGGGAACGTTCAGCAGTGTTGCAGCCTGTGAAGGCAGTGCGGTGGGTGCCGCCCTGAAACCTGCGATCACAGCCCTGCGCGCCGGGGGCGTGCTTACCGTTGCATCATCAGGCAACGGCGGCGCCGCCAACGCACTCAGCCTGCCCGCATGTCTGTCGAACGTCGTCAGCGTTGGCGCGACGACCAAGACAACCCCGGAGCAGGTGGCGTGGTTCTCGAACAGTGCGCTGTTCCTGACCCTGCTAGCGCCGGGTGTCGCCATCACGTCTTCTGTGCCGGGGGGCGGGTCTGCGTCCAAATCGGGGACATCGATGGCAGCGCCACACGTGGCGGGAGCAATTGCACTGCTGCGCAGTGCGCGACCCGGCCACACACCGGATAGTTACGTGGCGGCGTTGATTACCACCGGCGTGCCGATCACCGACACGCGCAACGGACTGACAAAGCCACGCATCGATGTGTTTGCCGCCGTCGAGTCGCTGGCGCCGCTCGAACCGAAAGCGTTCCTGCCACTCGTGGCACGGTAAAGCCTGGAGGTCCCACTGGAGAGCAATCACCTCCCCGCCCTTGAAGAAGGACGGGAGAAGCAACGACCCTCCTTCCTTATCGCTCCACGCGATCGACCGCCAGCGCAGCGATCTGTTCGCCCTGGGCATTGGGGAGGTAGACATACTCCCCGGCAAGCCATTCTGCCAGTTTGCGCGCTTCGCCACGGCTCAGGTAGGTGCGCTGGGTGTCAACGACGATCGTTTGAATGCCAGCCGCCACCACTGCGCGCCCGATGGTTTGCAGTTCGTCAGCAACCCCTTCGCGCCCGGCACGCAACCCGATATTCGCCCGCCCGTCGGTCAGCAACACCAGCACCGTCTGCATAATGCCGCGCGCGCGCGCCTGCTGCGCTACTTCGATGGCTGCCAGAAGCGCCGCCGCCAGTGGCGTGCCGCCGCCGGTCGGCAAGAGATCGAGGGCGCGGCGCGCAAGTTCGACACTCTGCGACGGCGGCAAAAGCAGTTCGGCGTTTTGCCCGCGAAACGCCAGCAGCGCCACGCGGTCACGGTGAACATACGCTTTCTGAAGAAGCGCTTGCACTGCGCCTTTCGCCTGACGCATGCGGTGCAGCGCCATGCTGCCACTTGCATCTACTGCAAAGAGGAAGAGCGCTCCCGCCTTGCTGCGGTACTGCTTGATGCGCAGATCATCGCTGCGCAGCAATACCCTGGACGGTGCAGCATGCGCATTCGCCTGAGCGCGGCGCAACGGTTGGAACGGCGCCGCCGCCCGCAGCGTGGCGGATACATCGATCCGTCCGCGGCGCGGATCACCGGGGATGCTGCGAATGTGCCGCCCTCGCTTTCCCGCCACCGTGCCGCGCGATCCGGTCTTCCCACGGCGCAGCGTGCGAAACGGCAGTTGTTCCAGCTCGACCGGCAGTTCGGCAGCCAGCGCGCTGAGCACCTGTTCGGGCGGGATGGTCAACTCATCGTCCGACGGCGGCTCAGGCGGCGCGTCGGATGTGTTGTTGTCGGCGTCGGACGGCGGCGGAGGCGGTTCATCATCAGAAGGCGGTTCCGGCGGCGGCGGG
This region includes:
- a CDS encoding phytoene desaturase family protein produces the protein MNLPIIIVGGGLGGLSAAIHLAARGQRVVLLEKNERVGGKLNLVEAGGFRFDTGPSLLTMPWVLRSVFAAAGRRMEDFLTITQLEPICRYRWLDGTRFDAYQNLPRLAEEIARIEPADVAGFLRFLAYAERIYRAAEGPFLLRPFDGVRDLLTPELFSGAWQIDPFRTVDQAVRSFFRSPYLRQVFNRYASYNGSSPFRAPATFNLIPYVEFVQGAWHVCGGMYQIARALSALAGDLGVEIRTNAPVERIEVSHGAACGVVLAGGERLAASQVIVNADPRHAYATLIPGTEKTAARLARLESSYSGFVLLLGINRIYSNLAHHNIFFSSDYRAEFRAIVDMQTPAPDPTIYICAASVTDPAMAPPGHMNLFVLINAPTLNPRVNWAREAPGYRNLVLHKLEHMGLENLSQHIVFEQIWTPATINERYNAPGGAIYGLASNNPWTAFMRPPLRAREVRGVYFVGGGTHPGGGIPLVLLSGRAVAGRVLADIA
- a CDS encoding SDR family NAD(P)-dependent oxidoreductase, translating into MDFTDQVAIVIGGSGAIGSAVVKMLAESGARVMAGYHRNAAAAAQVVAACQDTRGDVSAHWVDVRDPQSVETLVGATIEAYGRLDAMVFCAGAMRFTPVEAINVAQWNETLTLHLDGVSNACRAALRRMMRRRYGRVVAVAALHGLAGGPQQADFSAATGGVFGLVRTLAREAAPWNITVNAVAPGLIETPQLATIPAEMRRWGERVIALRRVGKPEEVAAAIVFLASPLASYITGQTLVVDGGWRMAP
- a CDS encoding ABC transporter permease encodes the protein MLRPRWRKVFADVWSNKTRTVLVVLSIAVGVFAIGAIAGANALLTREMTAAYMAVNPADITISSDPFDDEFVRTVRRIPGVADAVGGLSVGVRFQIGPDQWRNMTISIVDDFKDMRINKVYPVEGAWPPAHRELLVERASLPLTGAKIGDTVTIRLPDETLRRMRIAGTVATPNLAPAALTNQTYAFATLATLEWLGRPQYYTELHITVTGDRFNKEHIAEVAALVRNKIESSGRTVYFTYLPEPGRHPAHQVLQPLFLLLSFLGALSLFASCFLVVNTISALLTQQVRQIGMMKAIGARTSDVIVMYLVSVLLLGVLALLLAMPLAYLVAAGLTILISGLMNTDVTSLAMPLEVWLIMIAVGLLVPLLAALAPVFGGARVTVHEAISGYGLGKGRFGRGRIDRLLQRIHGLSRPLMLSLRNTFRRKGRLALTMMTLTLSGIIFISVFSVRNSLQLTLDDALKYFNFHILGVFNGFYRTEQIERETLAVPGVIAAESWGFDMVRRVRPNDTESDSIIMYAVPAETRMIIPTVLEGRWLLPEDENALVINSSVLGLEPDIKVGDTVTLKIDRRESEWKVVGIVRGIGGQAMVYTHYPYFARIRGFTGRAIAVTVQIDPSDAANQERVAKELEAHYKSVGMRSMMQTTAIIRQQNEIFFNILISFLLAMALLLATVGGLGLMGTMSINVLERTREIGVLRAIGASNGAVWRIVVTEGIIIGALSWALAMIVAVPLAKVISDSVGMAFFQTPLSFSFSIGGALIWLALVTIIAAIASLLPAYNATRLTVREVLAYE
- a CDS encoding alpha/beta fold hydrolase, with translation MTLAGRRGIALLIILLMATVWFPAPLARAASPTGTFQPDACMFELPAGAVEGRDLECGWLQVPERHAQPEGPVIRLAVAIVKSRASNRKPDPLVMLQGGPGGSTIDTYTRILFSPGSRLRDLIDRDIVLFDQRGALYSEPSLVCREQLELVERTIEQRLTYEESDRLSLDATAACHRRLKDEGIDLSAFNSIENAADVAALASALGYAQINLYGVSYGTLLAQHVMRDHPGMLRSVTLDAVVPTSVNYLLETPRSQNRAYTELFTACAADAGCRTAYPNLEQSLITTIERLNREPARVPITDNETGRTYNAVLDGDSFASVVFQIMYSSSFIPAVPRIIDDATRNDFRVLERVLPLIVFDRTFSLGMHYAVICAEDADFTPEDAPLQGVRPFIALDGRRSLEGYLERCNIWQVDQLAPVVDEPVSSDIPTLVLSGRFDPITPPEFGDVVARTLSRAYVYTFPDTGHGAVGSSACADTILKAFLDNPSQPPDSSCIAESAGPRFISPDTIIFTPITLALATLDVAGLAPFGAFVGALLLLLSAWIVWPLAWLFRLITGGKAPEPSPGATIARWLVVLTGAAGAAFVAITLINIVQMAVANDATIFYGLPRSLTLVALIWGMPALALAIVVCTALSWTRGWWSGIGRVYYALLSLSAIGCASALAWMGVFR
- a CDS encoding S8 family peptidase encodes the protein MSSYRGSSRSTLLLILLLIGALTLPNVSGQAESAGSARVIVVLRAPAAAEGDTSAAHFGITQAQDHVAAAATAAGAREVARLRTLPVLVLEAPHTAIERLEQHPQVVAVAEDMLAAPHLTGSVALIHADLVHPESTGAGAAIAILDTGIDATHPFLGGRVVAEACFSTNNSGDGAVSLCPGGATEVIGPGAAAPCTVTGCDHGTHVAGIAAGNGGVAPGASIIAVQVFSKINNCSAFSLPSPCALSYVSDQLRALDWLASTSFTPPLAVVNLSVGAGTFSSVAACEGSAVGAALKPAITALRAGGVLTVASSGNGGAANALSLPACLSNVVSVGATTKTTPEQVAWFSNSALFLTLLAPGVAITSSVPGGGSASKSGTSMAAPHVAGAIALLRSARPGHTPDSYVAALITTGVPITDTRNGLTKPRIDVFAAVESLAPLEPKAFLPLVAR
- the bchD gene encoding magnesium chelatase ATPase subunit D; this encodes MSALPLPALVGLELAQQALLLLAVEPRLRGIAVGAPAGAGKSSLARGMRDLLCSGDQSVPFVELPLGVDEAGLLGGLDIEATLRAGRRVARAGALARADGGILYADQVNLLPDAIINPLIAAIDTGEVRLEREGLSVQSPARFVFIGSYDPAEGLPRRHLLDRLGLLLVLPRAMNEQARTEVVRRNLGQATQTLSDAYVDELDLLRGLVQAAREQLPQVRIDDEQVEQLVAMAALCGVEGHRADTFAVYAACAAAAIGLRDHVEQEDLELAVRLVILPRATRLPPPPEPPSDDEPPPPPSDADNNTSDAPPEPPSDDELTIPPEQVLSALAAELPVELEQLPFRTLRRGKTGSRGTVAGKRGRHIRSIPGDPRRGRIDVSATLRAAAPFQPLRRAQANAHAAPSRVLLRSDDLRIKQYRSKAGALFLFAVDASGSMALHRMRQAKGAVQALLQKAYVHRDRVALLAFRGQNAELLLPPSQSVELARRALDLLPTGGGTPLAAALLAAIEVAQQARARGIMQTVLVLLTDGRANIGLRAGREGVADELQTIGRAVVAAGIQTIVVDTQRTYLSRGEARKLAEWLAGEYVYLPNAQGEQIAALAVDRVER